A single window of Scomber scombrus chromosome 12, fScoSco1.1, whole genome shotgun sequence DNA harbors:
- the LOC133992127 gene encoding calpain-1 catalytic subunit-like isoform X2, which produces MTFSVLFCLIPPLSLPIYPSMYPVGGISATIYANRLREEGMGTNEQAVHFANQDYEALKQECVESGCLFEDPCFPAEPPSLGFKELAPFSSKTRDVEWMRPTELTGDPQFIVGGATRTDICQGALGDCWLLAAIGSLTLNEKLLHRVVPHGQSFQDDYAGIFHFQFWQFGEWVDVVIDDRLPVKDGELMFVHSAEGNEFWSALLEKAYAKLNGSYEALSGGSTTEGFEDFTGGVSEMYELRKAPRDLYRIIGKALERGSLLGCSIDITSAFDMEAVTFKKLVKGHAYSVTALKEVHFRGNMERLIRVRNPWGQVEWTGAWSDNSPEWDEIDPSEQEDLHLQMEDGEFWMSFSEFLRQFSRIEICNLTADALSDDGMSHWNTTKFYGTWRRGSTAGGCRNHPNTFWINPQYKITLLEEDDDPEDDEVACSFLVALMQKDRRRYRRQGQDMHTIGFAIYEVRAETKSCQNVHLKKNFFLSHSSCARSETFINLREVSTRLRLPPGEYLIVPSTFEPSQEADFVLRVFTEKQSETEELDDVVSAELEDEDEITEDDIDDSFKSMFAQLAGEDMEISIRELRTILNRVVSRHKDLKTDGFSMESCRTMVNLMDKDGSARLGLVEFQLLWNKIRKWLVIFRDFDLDKSGAMSSYEMRLAVEATGFKLNNKLNQVLVARYAENEMIDFDNFICCLVKLEAMFRAFKQFDTEESGEVEMNLTEWLYLTMCG; this is translated from the exons CAGGACTATGAGGCACTGAAGCAAGAATGTGTGGAGTCGGGCTGCCTGTTTGAAGATCCCTGTTTCCCCGCTGAGCCCCCATCCCTGGGCTTCAAGGAGCTCGCTCCCTTTTCCTCCAAAACTAGAGATGTGGAGTGGATGAGGCCTACG GAACTGACAGGTGACcctcagttcattgttggtggAGCCACTAGAACGGATATCTGTCAGGGAGCGCTGG GTGACTGCTGGCTCTTGGCAGCCATCGGCTCTCTCACCCTGAATGAGAAGCTCCTTCATCGGGTTGTCCCACACGGCCAGTCCTTCCAAGACGACTACGCTGGAATCTTCCACTTTCAG TTCTGGCAGTTTGGCGAGTGGGTGGATGTCGTGATAGATGACCGGTTGCCTGTCAAAGATGGAGAGCTCATGTTTGTTCATTCTGCTGAAGGCAATGAATTCTGGAGTGCACTCCTGGAGAAAGCTTATGCCAA GCTGAATGGCTCCTATGAGGCTCTGTCTGGAGGAAGCACCACTGAGGGGTTCGAGGACTTTACAGGTGGTGTGTCTGAGATGTATGAGCTCCGCAAAGCACCCAGAGATCTTTACAGGATAATTGGAAAAGCTCTGGAGAGAGGCTCCCTGCTGGGCTGCTCAATCGAT ATCACCAGTGCCTTCGACATGGAGGCTGTTACATTCAAGAAGCTTGTGAAAGGCCACGCCTACTCAGTCACTGCATTGAAGGAG GTTCATTTCCGTGGCAACATGGAACGTCTAATTCGAGTACGTAATCCTTGGGGTCAGGTGGAGTGGACTGGTGCCTGGAGTGACAA CTCCCCTGAATGGGATGAGATCGACCCGTCTGAGCAAGAAGACCTGCACCTACAGATGGAAGATGGAGAGTTCTG GATGTCCTTCAGTGAATTCTTGAGGCAGTTTTCACGTATAGAGATCTGTAACTTGACTGCTGACGCCCTGAGTGACGATGGTATGAGCCACTGGAACACCACAAAGTTTTATGGTACATGGAGGCGAGGCAGCACTGCTGGAGGCTGCAGGAACCATCCCA ACACGTTTTGGATCAACCCTCAGTATAAGATCACGTTGCTTGAGGAGGATGATGACCCAGAGGACGATGAGGTGGCATGCAGTTTCTTGGTAGCTCTCATGCAGAAGGACCGCCGCAGATATCGGCGCCAGGGTCAGGATATGCACACTATTGGCTTTGCTATCTATGAGGTGAGAGCAGAGACTAAAA GCTGCCAGAATGTCCATTTGAAGAAGAATTTCTTTTTGAGCCATTCATCGTGTGCTCGCTCTGAGACCTTCATTAACCTGCGAGAGGTGAGCACACGGCTGCGACTACCTCCTGGAGAATACCTCATTGTCCCCTCCACCTTTGAGCCCAGTCAAGAGGCGGACTTTGTCCTCAGAGTCTTCACTGAGAAGCAATCAGAAACAGA AGAACTGGACGATGTTGTCTCTGCTGAATTGGAAGATGAG GATGAAATAACTGAAGATGACATTGATGACTCTTTTAAGTCCATGTTTGCTCAGCTGGCAGGAGAG GATATGGAGATTTCTATTCGGGAGCTGAGGACTATTCTAAACAGAGTCGTCTCCCGGC ACAAGGATCTGAAGACTGATGGCTTCAGCATGGAATCCTGCAGAACTATGGTCAACCTGATGGAC AAAGATGGAAGTGCCCGTTTAGGGTTGGTGGAGTTTCAGCTCCTTTGGAATAAGATCCGAAAGTGGCTG GTCATTTTTAGAGACTTTGACCTCGACAAGTCAGGGGCCATGAGTTCATATGAGATGCGTCTTGCTGTGGAGGCAACAG GTTTTAAATTGAATAACAAACTGAACCAGGTTCTGGTTGCCCGGTATGCAGAGAATGAGATGATTGACTTTGACAACTTCATCTGCTGCTTAGTCAAACTTGAAGCCATGTTTA ggGCTTTCAAGCAGTTTGACACGGAGGAGTCAGGAGAAGTTGAGATGAATCTCACAGAG TGGCTTTACCTTACCATGTGTGGTTGA
- the LOC133992127 gene encoding calpain-1 catalytic subunit-like isoform X1: MTFSVLFCLIPPLSLPIYPSMYPVGGISATIYANRLREEGMGTNEQAVHFANQDYEALKQECVESGCLFEDPCFPAEPPSLGFKELAPFSSKTRDVEWMRPTELTGDPQFIVGGATRTDICQGALGDCWLLAAIGSLTLNEKLLHRVVPHGQSFQDDYAGIFHFQFWQFGEWVDVVIDDRLPVKDGELMFVHSAEGNEFWSALLEKAYAKLNGSYEALSGGSTTEGFEDFTGGVSEMYELRKAPRDLYRIIGKALERGSLLGCSIDITSAFDMEAVTFKKLVKGHAYSVTALKEVHFRGNMERLIRVRNPWGQVEWTGAWSDNSPEWDEIDPSEQEDLHLQMEDGEFWMSFSEFLRQFSRIEICNLTADALSDDGMSHWNTTKFYGTWRRGSTAGGCRNHPNTFWINPQYKITLLEEDDDPEDDEVACSFLVALMQKDRRRYRRQGQDMHTIGFAIYEIPEEFRGCQNVHLKKNFFLSHSSCARSETFINLREVSTRLRLPPGEYLIVPSTFEPSQEADFVLRVFTEKQSETEELDDVVSAELEDEDEITEDDIDDSFKSMFAQLAGEDMEISIRELRTILNRVVSRHKDLKTDGFSMESCRTMVNLMDKDGSARLGLVEFQLLWNKIRKWLVIFRDFDLDKSGAMSSYEMRLAVEATGFKLNNKLNQVLVARYAENEMIDFDNFICCLVKLEAMFRAFKQFDTEESGEVEMNLTEWLYLTMCG, encoded by the exons CAGGACTATGAGGCACTGAAGCAAGAATGTGTGGAGTCGGGCTGCCTGTTTGAAGATCCCTGTTTCCCCGCTGAGCCCCCATCCCTGGGCTTCAAGGAGCTCGCTCCCTTTTCCTCCAAAACTAGAGATGTGGAGTGGATGAGGCCTACG GAACTGACAGGTGACcctcagttcattgttggtggAGCCACTAGAACGGATATCTGTCAGGGAGCGCTGG GTGACTGCTGGCTCTTGGCAGCCATCGGCTCTCTCACCCTGAATGAGAAGCTCCTTCATCGGGTTGTCCCACACGGCCAGTCCTTCCAAGACGACTACGCTGGAATCTTCCACTTTCAG TTCTGGCAGTTTGGCGAGTGGGTGGATGTCGTGATAGATGACCGGTTGCCTGTCAAAGATGGAGAGCTCATGTTTGTTCATTCTGCTGAAGGCAATGAATTCTGGAGTGCACTCCTGGAGAAAGCTTATGCCAA GCTGAATGGCTCCTATGAGGCTCTGTCTGGAGGAAGCACCACTGAGGGGTTCGAGGACTTTACAGGTGGTGTGTCTGAGATGTATGAGCTCCGCAAAGCACCCAGAGATCTTTACAGGATAATTGGAAAAGCTCTGGAGAGAGGCTCCCTGCTGGGCTGCTCAATCGAT ATCACCAGTGCCTTCGACATGGAGGCTGTTACATTCAAGAAGCTTGTGAAAGGCCACGCCTACTCAGTCACTGCATTGAAGGAG GTTCATTTCCGTGGCAACATGGAACGTCTAATTCGAGTACGTAATCCTTGGGGTCAGGTGGAGTGGACTGGTGCCTGGAGTGACAA CTCCCCTGAATGGGATGAGATCGACCCGTCTGAGCAAGAAGACCTGCACCTACAGATGGAAGATGGAGAGTTCTG GATGTCCTTCAGTGAATTCTTGAGGCAGTTTTCACGTATAGAGATCTGTAACTTGACTGCTGACGCCCTGAGTGACGATGGTATGAGCCACTGGAACACCACAAAGTTTTATGGTACATGGAGGCGAGGCAGCACTGCTGGAGGCTGCAGGAACCATCCCA ACACGTTTTGGATCAACCCTCAGTATAAGATCACGTTGCTTGAGGAGGATGATGACCCAGAGGACGATGAGGTGGCATGCAGTTTCTTGGTAGCTCTCATGCAGAAGGACCGCCGCAGATATCGGCGCCAGGGTCAGGATATGCACACTATTGGCTTTGCTATCTATGAG ATTCCAGAAGAG TTTAGAGGCTGCCAGAATGTCCATTTGAAGAAGAATTTCTTTTTGAGCCATTCATCGTGTGCTCGCTCTGAGACCTTCATTAACCTGCGAGAGGTGAGCACACGGCTGCGACTACCTCCTGGAGAATACCTCATTGTCCCCTCCACCTTTGAGCCCAGTCAAGAGGCGGACTTTGTCCTCAGAGTCTTCACTGAGAAGCAATCAGAAACAGA AGAACTGGACGATGTTGTCTCTGCTGAATTGGAAGATGAG GATGAAATAACTGAAGATGACATTGATGACTCTTTTAAGTCCATGTTTGCTCAGCTGGCAGGAGAG GATATGGAGATTTCTATTCGGGAGCTGAGGACTATTCTAAACAGAGTCGTCTCCCGGC ACAAGGATCTGAAGACTGATGGCTTCAGCATGGAATCCTGCAGAACTATGGTCAACCTGATGGAC AAAGATGGAAGTGCCCGTTTAGGGTTGGTGGAGTTTCAGCTCCTTTGGAATAAGATCCGAAAGTGGCTG GTCATTTTTAGAGACTTTGACCTCGACAAGTCAGGGGCCATGAGTTCATATGAGATGCGTCTTGCTGTGGAGGCAACAG GTTTTAAATTGAATAACAAACTGAACCAGGTTCTGGTTGCCCGGTATGCAGAGAATGAGATGATTGACTTTGACAACTTCATCTGCTGCTTAGTCAAACTTGAAGCCATGTTTA ggGCTTTCAAGCAGTTTGACACGGAGGAGTCAGGAGAAGTTGAGATGAATCTCACAGAG TGGCTTTACCTTACCATGTGTGGTTGA
- the LOC133992127 gene encoding calpain-1 catalytic subunit-like isoform X3: MYPVGGISATIYANRLREEGMGTNEQAVHFANQDYEALKQECVESGCLFEDPCFPAEPPSLGFKELAPFSSKTRDVEWMRPTELTGDPQFIVGGATRTDICQGALGDCWLLAAIGSLTLNEKLLHRVVPHGQSFQDDYAGIFHFQFWQFGEWVDVVIDDRLPVKDGELMFVHSAEGNEFWSALLEKAYAKLNGSYEALSGGSTTEGFEDFTGGVSEMYELRKAPRDLYRIIGKALERGSLLGCSIDITSAFDMEAVTFKKLVKGHAYSVTALKEVHFRGNMERLIRVRNPWGQVEWTGAWSDNSPEWDEIDPSEQEDLHLQMEDGEFWMSFSEFLRQFSRIEICNLTADALSDDGMSHWNTTKFYGTWRRGSTAGGCRNHPNTFWINPQYKITLLEEDDDPEDDEVACSFLVALMQKDRRRYRRQGQDMHTIGFAIYEIPEEFRGCQNVHLKKNFFLSHSSCARSETFINLREVSTRLRLPPGEYLIVPSTFEPSQEADFVLRVFTEKQSETEELDDVVSAELEDEDEITEDDIDDSFKSMFAQLAGEDMEISIRELRTILNRVVSRHKDLKTDGFSMESCRTMVNLMDKDGSARLGLVEFQLLWNKIRKWLVIFRDFDLDKSGAMSSYEMRLAVEATGFKLNNKLNQVLVARYAENEMIDFDNFICCLVKLEAMFRAFKQFDTEESGEVEMNLTEWLYLTMCG; this comes from the exons CAGGACTATGAGGCACTGAAGCAAGAATGTGTGGAGTCGGGCTGCCTGTTTGAAGATCCCTGTTTCCCCGCTGAGCCCCCATCCCTGGGCTTCAAGGAGCTCGCTCCCTTTTCCTCCAAAACTAGAGATGTGGAGTGGATGAGGCCTACG GAACTGACAGGTGACcctcagttcattgttggtggAGCCACTAGAACGGATATCTGTCAGGGAGCGCTGG GTGACTGCTGGCTCTTGGCAGCCATCGGCTCTCTCACCCTGAATGAGAAGCTCCTTCATCGGGTTGTCCCACACGGCCAGTCCTTCCAAGACGACTACGCTGGAATCTTCCACTTTCAG TTCTGGCAGTTTGGCGAGTGGGTGGATGTCGTGATAGATGACCGGTTGCCTGTCAAAGATGGAGAGCTCATGTTTGTTCATTCTGCTGAAGGCAATGAATTCTGGAGTGCACTCCTGGAGAAAGCTTATGCCAA GCTGAATGGCTCCTATGAGGCTCTGTCTGGAGGAAGCACCACTGAGGGGTTCGAGGACTTTACAGGTGGTGTGTCTGAGATGTATGAGCTCCGCAAAGCACCCAGAGATCTTTACAGGATAATTGGAAAAGCTCTGGAGAGAGGCTCCCTGCTGGGCTGCTCAATCGAT ATCACCAGTGCCTTCGACATGGAGGCTGTTACATTCAAGAAGCTTGTGAAAGGCCACGCCTACTCAGTCACTGCATTGAAGGAG GTTCATTTCCGTGGCAACATGGAACGTCTAATTCGAGTACGTAATCCTTGGGGTCAGGTGGAGTGGACTGGTGCCTGGAGTGACAA CTCCCCTGAATGGGATGAGATCGACCCGTCTGAGCAAGAAGACCTGCACCTACAGATGGAAGATGGAGAGTTCTG GATGTCCTTCAGTGAATTCTTGAGGCAGTTTTCACGTATAGAGATCTGTAACTTGACTGCTGACGCCCTGAGTGACGATGGTATGAGCCACTGGAACACCACAAAGTTTTATGGTACATGGAGGCGAGGCAGCACTGCTGGAGGCTGCAGGAACCATCCCA ACACGTTTTGGATCAACCCTCAGTATAAGATCACGTTGCTTGAGGAGGATGATGACCCAGAGGACGATGAGGTGGCATGCAGTTTCTTGGTAGCTCTCATGCAGAAGGACCGCCGCAGATATCGGCGCCAGGGTCAGGATATGCACACTATTGGCTTTGCTATCTATGAG ATTCCAGAAGAG TTTAGAGGCTGCCAGAATGTCCATTTGAAGAAGAATTTCTTTTTGAGCCATTCATCGTGTGCTCGCTCTGAGACCTTCATTAACCTGCGAGAGGTGAGCACACGGCTGCGACTACCTCCTGGAGAATACCTCATTGTCCCCTCCACCTTTGAGCCCAGTCAAGAGGCGGACTTTGTCCTCAGAGTCTTCACTGAGAAGCAATCAGAAACAGA AGAACTGGACGATGTTGTCTCTGCTGAATTGGAAGATGAG GATGAAATAACTGAAGATGACATTGATGACTCTTTTAAGTCCATGTTTGCTCAGCTGGCAGGAGAG GATATGGAGATTTCTATTCGGGAGCTGAGGACTATTCTAAACAGAGTCGTCTCCCGGC ACAAGGATCTGAAGACTGATGGCTTCAGCATGGAATCCTGCAGAACTATGGTCAACCTGATGGAC AAAGATGGAAGTGCCCGTTTAGGGTTGGTGGAGTTTCAGCTCCTTTGGAATAAGATCCGAAAGTGGCTG GTCATTTTTAGAGACTTTGACCTCGACAAGTCAGGGGCCATGAGTTCATATGAGATGCGTCTTGCTGTGGAGGCAACAG GTTTTAAATTGAATAACAAACTGAACCAGGTTCTGGTTGCCCGGTATGCAGAGAATGAGATGATTGACTTTGACAACTTCATCTGCTGCTTAGTCAAACTTGAAGCCATGTTTA ggGCTTTCAAGCAGTTTGACACGGAGGAGTCAGGAGAAGTTGAGATGAATCTCACAGAG TGGCTTTACCTTACCATGTGTGGTTGA
- the mrpl14 gene encoding large ribosomal subunit protein uL14m, translating into MALPQFSRSLTGLLVDASSIVHHRTFSVSAVAAAIQKLTRVRVVDNSTLGNTPFHRPPRVIHVYTKNGVGKVGDRVLLAIKGQKKKALIVGHKMPGERMTPRFDSNNVILIEDNGNPTGTRIKVPVPTHLRNMEGDYSKVLAIAGTFV; encoded by the exons ATGGCTCTTCCCCAGTTTTCAAGATCTCTTACTGGCCTCCTCGTAGATGCTTCGTCCATCGTCCATCATAGGACTTTTAG TGTATCTGCTGTGGCAGCAGCCATTCAGAAATTGACAAGAGTGCGTGTTGTGGATAACTCCACTCTTGGAAATACACCGTTTCACCGGCCACCAAGAGTGATCCATGTCTACACCAAGAACGGCGTTGGAAAAGTTGGTGACAGAGTGTTGCTTGCCATCaaaggacagaagaagaaggcaCTAATCGTTGGACACAAAATGCCTGGAGAACGCATGACTCCACGCTTTGATTCGAACAATGTTATTCTGATTGAGGATAATGGGAACCCAACAGGAACCAGGATTAAGGTCCCAGTACCCACACATTTACGCAATATGGAGGGAGACTACTCTAAAGTGTTAGCAATTGCTGGTACCTTTGTTTAA